TAAAACCTATAGTTCAGTAATAGCTAAGGAAAACATTTATAATATAAATGCttaatttttaataataattaaaaaaaaatatgatttgATGAAAATTACATTTCGTGATCTGGAAAGAGTTTCCAGATTTCACCACGCAGCATTCATCAGGGTTGGTAGAAAGCCCAGGTTTCTACTTAAAGCCCCATGGGTTAGGGCGGGTTAGTCTAGGGTTAGTTTTTTATCTATTTACTCAATAGATACAaaattgaaaattaaatttattagaAATAACTACATTGGCACATATATTAAAGCAAAGTTTTTGTTAACCAAcccaactttaaactaaaaaatctgGCCCAGATGGGATAGTGGATTGCTacctcaccaaccaccactacctccctGATATTGCTACCTCtccaaccaccactacctccctGATATTGCTacctcaccaaccaccactacctccctGATATTGCTacctcaccaaccaccactacctccctGATATTGCTacctcaccaaccaccactacctccctGATATTGCTacctcaccaaccaccactacctccctGATATTGCTacctcaccaaccaccactacctccctGATATTGCTacctcaccaaccaccactacctccctGATATTGCTACCTCtccaaccaccactacctccctGATATTGCTacctcaccaaccaccactacctccctGATATTGCTacctcaccaaccaccactacctccctGATATTGCTacctcaccaaccaccactacctccctGATATTGCTacctcaccaaccaccactacctccctGATATTGCTacctcaccaaccaccactacctccctGATATTGCTacctcaccaaccaccactacctccctGATATTGCTacctcaccaaccaccactacctccctGATATTGCTacctcaccaaccaccactacctccctGATATTGCTacctcaccaaccaccactacctccctGATATTGCTacctcaccaaccaccactacctccctGATATTGCtacctcactaaccacaccacacccctacgcaatcgaatattttaaattcaaatcccgGAGAGAAAATCCCGTAGGTGAATTTGGTCAGTTATTAAGAGGGATCTGTTATAGGGAGGTTCCAATTTGGGAAGATGCACTGTAATATATTAGTAAAGATATTACTTATTATAACCTCACAACAAAAGAATCTCTCACAAAGCTTCCCCATggacaaataaaaaaaaggaatTACTCCCATGAGGCAATGTCTATCTGCAACATTAATTCTGGCAAATCATATCCTCACCACATGCCAAAATTATTGTCAATAATATGATATGAACATGTAATAAAATAATGCTAGACAATTCAATATCATATCTAAAATTTATTAGTCTTCATATATTTCATTCAATATAAACAGACATAATTTGTGCTGAATGACCTATGATGTTTCACACATGGTCAGTCTAACAATCCATCCAAAAGGTAACCGTAAAAGGGATATTTATTCATACAAGTGGGTCTTGAAAGTTTAAAAAAAAGCTTAATAATAAAGTATGAAATTCCTAGTGGATAATCCATAGTACTAGACTGACTTTGAAGATTTTTTAATTTAATATGTTAAATTTGAAGTGAATTGACTAACAGCAAGAAACTTACCGGCTGAAAGCCAGAGGGTCCAGCGAAGGCGTGATGGTATGAGGCAGAAGTACCTGCTAGGGCACTAGAGGCAGCTTGTTGTAAGAACTCGGGTAGATCATTACTTAAGTCCCCTCCTAGGTCACCTCCACTATCTTCCTCTTTGTAACCATCTCCACTCATGTTATATGAATCACGGTTGACATCTCCTGTATCATCTTCCTCCATTTCTACTTTAACAAAAGTGGGTGTTTCTTCCCCTCTATATTGATtagattgttgttgctgttgttcagGTAAGGGCTGTGATGATGAAATAGATGGTTGAGACGATGATTGATGTGTCAATTGTTGTGAGGACTGATGAGATGGTATATGAGAAGCAACAGGAGACTCCGCCGGCGAAGAGTGGGGACGGTTATCACGATCGTCAGTAACATGAGACTCCTGAGATGTTCTAAGAGGGGAAGGGCTTAACCGTTGGCTACCAGGGCTCTTTGgtcttggaggtggtggtggtggtgtgtgcagaCCACTCTGTGGTGGAGGGGGCGGTCTAACATCCTCCCTACCATCTTCACCTTCATCTCTGCGTTTTCTTTTCGATGGTGGGCTTCCATTGCCACCATCTCGTCTGGAAGGGTCAGACCGAGATGGCACCGACATGGCACCTTTCTTAGGAGGTTCATCGTCAGGTACTGCAAGGCCTTTAATTCTCAAATTTTCTGCTGCCTTAATTAAAGAAGCTAAGTCACTTTGTCGCACATTCACTTCACCAAGGTACATATAATCTAGCAAGGCCTCTAGGTCCTCACTTTTTATATCTTTTAACACTATAACAGGGCTCTTGCAAGCAGTCTTGTCAAACATGGCACAGAAGTAATCACTACACGTTGAAAGCACCAACTTGTGCACACTGTAGAATTTGCCATCACATGCCAGAGTGACATCCGTATACGCTTGCTGGAAAAGAAAGATTTTACTGTTAAGAGATAAAAAGAACCGATTTCAAATAAATTTCATACCGCTCCAAATATTAAATTCATGCTCATTTTCCTATTTACATGTGCTTCTGCAAATACATATTCATGTAAATCCATGTGGTGTTCTGCCTGTAACAAAAGCAAACACTGTTTTGTGTACATTGAAAGGACACCAGGTAAAGTCATTTGGTCCATGGAGAGTTGTGCTGTAATGTTGCCGACTCTCCTTATAGACATGATGAATTTGTTAATGTTTGTGTATTTCCTGCTTTATATCTGTTAAGGGACGGATTacgaaaatatgcaataaatgaaaactggttcaatttcaaacttttttgacgagttgtatataaAATTGGGTTcaactggtccaagtctcagcatcgtagcataaataggaagggagaaaaaaaatttgaattatgtgtcaaaattttccaaaatggtaaaaaattaacATGAAACACGTGTCAATTGAAATCATGCCTAtgactatcacaatagcatataataaagtattttaagctatcacaatagcatataataaagtattttaagctatcacattagcatataataaagtatttAACAATTGAGTTTTATGCCCAAAACAATTTTCAAacaaaaaaaatgattttttttctcgaatttttctcattttttatcagctgatttgcatgaaacttatacatctTACAGAATATAAGCCTTTCAGTAAGAGtgcaaattttggaggaaattggttgaaatCAACCACAGGTGGCAGAATGTTTGATCTTATTTATTGTCAAGTAACAAAATTAGCTCTCCTCTTTCATTTTTTTCAATTTAATGAAATTTACATCTTATATGTAGAGTTGACGTCTCTACAAACTTTATAAAACACTTTATTCCtatgttcatttattgattttataaatatttgcaaacatgaaatattggcataTATTTTTGGGGAACTTGGGACTTTGGACTTTTTGGGACTACttgcattagtaaaactaaaaatattttggataatcCTTTTTATAAAAATCCTTTAATATGTGCTAATAAGATAGacgagtgtcatagaaatgatttcatttgaaaaTTGTGGTTGCAGAGTATTATTGAATGTGTAAAATTCACTGAAAAAAAATCCCTTCCTTTCTGTTTAGGGTGCGATACTGAAACAGAACAGTTGCAGCCCTtcttatatacaactagtaaaaaaagTTTGGTTTATATTAAACATTTCAAAATAATGTAATAAACCCCTTTATCAAGGTGGTATAACTATTACAGTATTTACAAAGATTATTTCATTGATCTGTGATTAAACAGTACATGTAATTAATCTGCAAGTGACTAAAGAAATTATTCATTATAAAATTTATTCTATTTTGTcattcagtcttggaaattgaatctattattcattttatttctaacaagagaaatggacCATGTAGTCAAATTTGGTCTTTCCATTCCCTCCTCCCAAATTACAAAAACACTTGGCTGTAGCAGTTTTGATCAGTAAATGAGTTAAATATTTAAGTTTAACAAACAGAACTTTAATTTTTATAATAAGTAATAAAAGCTTCATATCAGTAGGAAGATGCTTTCTTGaaaaattttaaatataaattaatggaGCTATATTGCTCGTCATAAACCTTGCACTGTTCTGCAAAATctgaagtacagtactgtacttaaagTTTGAGTCGGTACAATGAGGCTTTCTTCATTTATTAATGGAAAGTTGGCAATAGTTAATAAAATTAACATGACAAAAACCACACCATTAAAAACTCCTATTGAAGATACTTATaacaaatatgaaaataaaaagtCATAGTAGAACACATTTTTAATAAAGCAACTTTGGTAGACCTGTAAACACAAtaccatacatatatacatacatacaacagAAAATTGAAGACATCTTACCTTGTCCCTGAGCACACCCAAAATGTGAAGAAACGTGGAACGATGATTGTTCCACTTTAAGGAAAGTAGCTCCTCCATGTTAACCTGAAAAAATAAAATGCTGAAACAAAGCACAATTTCAACAAAATACATCAATTGCTAAAGATAATGAAGTAAACACAAATTTACAAACCATCCCATCCTGCTGCTATTCTATCCTTAGGCAGAACAGTACCCTTACTTTAGATTTTATGAATCCATCATATGTGActaaagaataaaggtaactgcagaaggcctatttgcccatacgagAAAACACAAAACATAACATATTTAAGATCAATTCCTGGCTTTCTAAAAACAAACCATTCAAATATAACAAAGACACGATGACAAATCAAAAAAACCTCAGCTATAATGACAAAATTATATGAGGCTCTAGATCTATTGGCCTAAGGAAGGCAGCTCATAATtatacccactcactcactcatataCATACCTAACTTGTTTGGAacaatccaccaagcctgtacctACAGTAATACATTACCCAGTAATTTCTTCTATACAGTATATCAACAACCCCACTTACAAATCAGTATACACAATGTATACCAATGTATACCACCTCAGTGTATACAATGAAATCTCAATAACATGATGTATCTAAAAGAAGATCTTTGAAACAAGGCAGTGGAATTGTCAGTCCTGGATTACTCCAGGTGTAAGATGTGTAAAAGTAACAAACCAGAGTTGGCCCCAACTCTCAAGAAATTTGGAGGCACTCTACTCCAAAGATTTTCTCATTTACCAAGGTGTTTTCTGAATCTAAGATTGTTTAATTTGTGTTGAACTGTTCTGGGTGTTGAAATCAGagtttatatacagtatttagcaTCCTATTAATACAGTAGGGTTTATGTAATTCTAAGAATCACTGTTTTGTTAACCACTGAATTAGATACCACTGTTAAGATAAAATTATATTTCCTTTTGCAGAGGTAATTGAGGACAGCACACTAGGCCAGTATAACTACAGTATATAATTTTTGGCAGGCAAGAAAAAAAATCACTAATCAGCTGCCTCTTCAACCAGCCTAACTTCATCTTATGAGTGAATTAGccctgaaaataaacaaaaacatgTTTGATATGAAATGGTAGACTAATCTGACCTAAAGAATTGCATACACAAATATTATTCAGAAAAAAcactaagtaaaaaaaaaaattgtctgctATTGGACCTCATCTTCAAACTGATTAGCAGAGCACATTCCCTATGCCAAAGAGATCAGTCTCTCAATCTGGCAGTAATAAGAATGCAACACACAAATTATAAGGATTAAGCCAGcccaggaccttcaaccagtgaagcctcacaCCAGCCCAgggccttcaaccagtgaagcctcacaaGCCAGCgcaggaccttcaaccagtgaggcctcacaagccagcccaggaccttcaaccagtgaagcctcacaCCAGCccgggaccttcaaccagtgaggcctcacaagccagcccaggaccttcaaccagtgaagcctcacaaGCCAGCgcaggaccttcaaccagtgaagcctcacaaGCCAGCgcaggaccttcaaccagtgaggcctcacaagccagCCCagggccttcaaccagtgaggcctcacaagccagcccaggaccttcaaccagtgaggcctcacaagccagcccaggaccttcaaccagtgaagcctcacaaGCCAGCCCAgggccttcaaccagtgaagcctcacaaGCCAGCgcaggaccttcaaccagtgaggcctcacaagccagcccaggaccttcaaccagtgaagcctcacaaGCCAGCgcaggaccttcaaccagtgaagcctcacaaGCCAGCgcaggaccttcaaccagtgaggcctcacaagccagCCCAgggccttcaaccagtgaagcctcacaCCAGCCCAgggccttcaaccagtgaagcctcacaaGCCAGCgcaggaccttcaaccagtgaggcctcacaagccagcccaggaccttcaaccagtgaagcctcacaaGCCAGCgcaggaccttcaaccagtgaggcctcacaagccagcccaggaccttcaaccagtgaggccccaCAAGCCAGcccaggaccttcaaccagtgaggcctcacaagccagcccaggaccttcaaccagtgaggcctcacaagccagcccaggaccttcaaccagtaAAGCCTCACAAGCCAGCctgggaccttcaaccagtgaagcctcacaaGCCAGcccaggaccttcaaccagtaAAGCCTCACAAGCCAGCctgggaccttcaaccagtgaagcctcacaaGCCAGTccaggaccttcaaccagtaAAGCCTCACAAGCCAGCctgggaccttcaaccagtgaagcctcacaaGCCAGCctgggaccttcaaccagtgaagcctcacaaGCCAGCctgggaccttcaaccagtgaagcctcacaaGCCAGCctgggaccttcaaccagtgaagcctcacaaGCCAGcccaggaccttcaaccagtgaagcctcacaaGCCAGCccgggaccttcaaccagtgaagccagcccaggaccttcaaccagtgaagcatgccgaggaccttcaaccagtgaagccagcccaggaccttcaaccagtgaagcctcacaaGCCAGCccgggaccttcaaccagtgaagccagcccaggaccttcaaccagtgaagcacgccgaggaccttcaaccagtgaagccagcccaggaccttcaaccagtgaagcctcacaaGCCAGcccaggaccttcaaccagtaAAGCCTCACAAGCCAGcccaggaccttcaaccagtgaagcctcacaaGCCAAcccaggaccttcaaccagtgaagcctcacaaGCCAGCttgggaccttcaaccagtgaagcctcacaaGCCAGCCCAGGACCTTCAGCCAGTGAAGCCTCACAAGCAAGtaaaggaccttcaaccagtgaggcctcacaagccagcccaggaccttcaaccagtgaagcctcacaaGCCAGcccaggaccttcaaccagtgaagcctcacaaGCAAGTAAAGGACCtttaaccagtgaggcctcacaagccagcccaggaccttcaaccagtgaagcctcacaaGCCAGCCCAGGACCTTTAACCAGTAAAGCCTCACAAGCAAGtaaaggaccttcaaccagtgaggcctcacaagccaaCAAACAAATTTCCACCAGTGAAGCCTCACAAGCCAGcccaggaccttcaaccagtgaggcctcacaagccagcccaggaccttcaaccagtgaagcctcacaaGCCAGcccaggaccttcaaccagtgaagcctcacaaGCCAGcccaggaccttcaaccagtgaagcctcacaaGCCAGcccaggaccttcaaccagtgaggctttagCATTTCCATATAATTCGGATAAGCGAGATTATACGGTACATCATGCAGACTCACGGCATTGTGAACTGTTTGGAGAATATAATACAAGATAATACAATAACATGTTAACAAAATGTCACTTAGACAGCAGGTAGTTTGCATAAGGATTTTTGAAGCACATTGAAGTTACACTAAATgattacaacatacaaaataatgcATTTAAACAAGACTTCATAGGCAAACCTACGTTTATGCAAATACCTGTGCACCAAGTTACTGTAGCCCATACCAGTTGTgctttgtatttatatatttatatataacccaATTGCTGTTCAAGCACCTGGTTTCACACTTGAGTGCTGCTATTTAGAGCACTTTAGTCCTGAAATATTTGAAAGTTAAATATTTGTAAAGTGCTAAAATTAAATTAGTCCAACTTCCCTACAAATCAATCTATAACAATGCCCGCATAAGACTAAGATAATATACAGTACAATTGATTTTGAATGCACTGTAAACTCGCCCCTAAAGATTTATTATGTAGCATCTATTCAACCAATATTCCTATTAAACAAAGATTCCTCCTTCCGCCATCAATAGTTTACCATCAAATATTATCAACCAAATGAACAGCGTACCGGAAAAACATTTCCTATTTCGAAAATCATTATCAAAATAGTGGTTATCCCGGTAAATGTGAGCAAGGTAACGTCAGTGTTGAGAGGACCCCGAGGGAAGTCCGCCTGGCTCTTATGTCCACCACAATACAATCATAACTACACTACAACAATCATTATAACCACTACAATATATCAAGAAATATGCTCCATAAAGACTAATTGAGTAGTATAAGCGTCTAGAgtaggagagtgagggagtgtcagGCGGGCGTGAGGCGGCCCGTGTCGGGGGCGGTCCACCTCAGCCTCCACCCCCAAGCATCTACCATCATAAcacgcttctctctctctacgtTACAAGTTCCCCGCATCATTAACAGCATCGCGACAGCTACAAGACAAGTCTTACAATACCTGACAACAAAAGAGTCGCGCGGGAGACCTAGAAATGGCTAAAAACTAACCTTCTAGGACTAGACGCTGGACTCCATCACATGGACACTTCGGCCATTTTCTTCCCCGCTCCCGCTCGCGTCGCCGCCGGTGTTGCCAACCCCGGCCGCCCGCTCGCTCATTCCGCTACATTACTATTTTCTCCTCTCTTACCTTCAATACTATACAATTACGATAATGAATAAGTCAAGTAAAACAGTTTCAAGATATTCAAGTTATATATAATGCTAAAATGTCTGCGTTACACAGATCGGAAAAGAAATTGCTCCATAATTGAAGGTGAATGAACGTTCATTCAAAATTATATTGATCCGGAAGGCGAAAATGGAGGAACAACTGAGAGTTCACTGGCTACTATAATATGTTTGGGGAACATAAGCCACTCTTTGTATTACATGTTCAGTCACATAATCTGATAACATGCTGCAGAAGAAACCTTTACCCGGCATCATATGTCATATGCCAAGTTCCTCATTTGGAAATTTCTGGAGCCGGTCTTTGTGTTGAATGTAGGATTGAACAGTGGAAGAATACAAAAATTTTGAAGAAGCCAATCCTCCAGTTGTCACGTTACAAAAATTttatactaaattgcccgaatctAACCTAATCGAGAACCCACGcaaagaaaacttttttttttttagctactATGATATGGTGAACCCCAGGGAACAACACACCCCGCTTTTCACATGCGatatggcctgggttcgtatcctggccggggaggattgactatcttcttgaggttatgttgagaagatttcggggcttagcgtcccagtggcccggtcctcgaccaggcctcctttctagacaaactgaaggaatggtccaacaaatggctactaaagttcaacccaagtaaatgtaaggtactgAAACTAGGAGgctagacactggataccgaatgggagatgaagtccttcacgaaacggacagagaaagatctaggagttgatatcacgccaaacctgtctcctgaagctcacatgaaaagaataacatcagcggcctatgcaaggctggctaacatcacaactattttcagaaacctgtgtaaggaatccttcagaaccttgtataccacatatgtaaggccaatcctggagtatgcagccccagcatggagcctgtaccttgtcaagcacaagacgaagctggaaaaaggttagaggtatgccactaggctagtcccagaactaagaggcatgagttatgaggaaaggctacgtgaactgcacctcacgtcgctggaagacagaagagttcgagGAGACATgagcaccacatacaaaattctcaggcgaattgacaaggtggacaaagatgGATTATATAACACGAGTGGTAcactcacaaggggacacaggtgaaagcggagttcccaaatgagccacagagacattagaaagaactttttcagtgccagagtagttagtaaatggaatgcactaggaagtgacgtggtggaggctgactccatacacagtttcaaatgtagatatgatagagtccagtaggctcaggaatctgtacaccagttgattgacagctgagaggcaggaccaaagagctttGGCTCAACCGGCCGGCCGGTTGAGTTGGGCTCAAGGGTCTGGGTACCTCATTTTCGATTCAGATGTCCACTCCACCACACGCTTGTGTGGTGGAGTGCATCCCTGCCTGCTGGtgccccccatcccccccgtcgGGATGGACCCAGCGGTCTACGGACTTCATGCATCGATTTTACCAAAGATTTCTAATTACCACCCTTAATTCAATTTAATGTGAAAGTACATTGTTGGATGAAGAATTTATTTTGCCACCATGCCTGAGTTTCCTTATGCTAACGCCCCCATTTCCACAGAATCGTCAAGGCGGGGACACCCCTGCCCTCTGGGACAAGGAAGAGAGTGCGACCCACGGCTACGCGGGGATGCAGCGTGCCGGGGCGTGAAAAACAACATGCGCGCCCGTGTCGATGGACGCATGTTGAGTTGGACTCctcggttgttgttgttgttttagattcagctactcagaacaataagttccagtagcacggggtatggtgagcccgtaagtggaggctctttggagccattatctgtatcagtggccgatactagagatctggcgatggatgggggtcttcatgatggtttttagcctggagggctggctataccagttatggagttgGTGggattagtgtagacctctaggttttccgttttttctttgtcggcgtctttggctgagcagtgctgtcgttggagttagGCGACGTGGCCTACATGAGGatgtcttgaaccgtgtaggtgtcgtatttgtgatgcggcggtggagctcatactatgatttcctcgtctgaggagtccgtaacctccgttgtgggcgtttttgtctttcgcctcgcagactTAGGTAGCTTTAGGTGACGTtaattggtggttgtagctatttcaggagcgctggtggtgctgttatcgtttgtagacaacaagtctgctagcgcggctgctgagatagtgatggtaggagtgttgggagctggtgaaggaattacctctgtttgtgtcgcccgggtcatgggcggttctggagtcggtgttgaagttgaccacctggtcgtcctggtggtagtctccggagtggtagaggaggcagtgagatttacgctagtggctatgatgggggccaggccattgtctatgtataatgcgtttagttcactgacaaagcgctggttgtctggtcctgcaagcctttccgctaatctaataagaccagggataatgccagcaCGTGATGCAGGGCATCAGTTATGAAGCGAAGGAGTGaagtgaaggagcctgtgggacccaatgagaaggctgtgtcgcctgctgggaggagccacatgttggtaagactggaaagtcttctggtcgattagtgagagctaaggtggtatgttgaacgcttggggctctggtcgaggaggtagaagggttgtttctcttggcttcaacctgggccttgatgctttcctgtctgcgggggcagcggtaggaaattgcgaggtgattgccatcacagagcaagcagtgatggactgttgccttgcatatggagtagtgatggtccagtgcgcacaagCTACACCTCTGGACAGGGTCCTGACACTtattggtcgggtgggagagctcgtagcacttaaagcactgctggatctcatggtatcgttcctttcttatttggtggggtggtatttttaggccgaagcagtagaatccttgtgtggtagcctgggtggccgcagctatggtggtgaacgtaatcttccttgatgttttgtcggtgttgcagaactctaggttgaataccgacaggtttggattttcgtcctcgatattgtccatgatatgatgttgaagtcggtcagcgatccactggctggtcctgctggtaaaaacagttcttctggCCAGGAActaacgtgggaagtgaggatgtaggtggtgttctttgcgaagaatggcatcgttagtgacgagtttttctagctcctcttcacatgaaaagaagagcacgatatcttcaccttcctgactaatgtcagcgggttcgaggccagttacgtccttcaggaccttcaaAGTATTGCTTCTCCCGATGAGCctgaccgtcaagtggagtcgctctgaccttaagaagtttgggtcgcattgtgaccacactgctccttgtgatgtgttggcgggagatgtctcccctgtCTGGCTGGATTCCTCGGTCTCGGTATCTCAATTCATGAGTCTGATGTCCTCAGAGGTCCTCTCTGATATCCTCTGACTCCGATGTCCTCTCCACCACACGCATGTACGATGGAATGCGCCCTGCcggtgccttccccccccccttccccccgtcgGGATGGACTCGGTGGTCTACGGTCTGCTTATATACTTTGTATATACACGtggtagcctcggctaccatcgtcttttgtatGGTAACTgacggtcgagcggttaaggtaccgtgtacaccagttgcattgtgctcctggctgtctgggttcaagtcacttctgggatgtggagttttcattcgcatgtatgcttggggaccattca
The DNA window shown above is from Procambarus clarkii isolate CNS0578487 chromosome 82, FALCON_Pclarkii_2.0, whole genome shotgun sequence and carries:
- the LOC123764392 gene encoding longitudinals lacking protein, isoforms H/M/V isoform X32 → MEELLSLKWNNHRSTFLHILGVLRDKQAYTDVTLACDGKFYSVHKLVLSTCSDYFCAMFDKTACKSPVIVLKDIKSEDLEALLDYMYLGEVNVRQSDLASLIKAAENLRIKGLAVPDDEPPKKGAMSVPSRSDPSRRDGGNGSPPSKRKRRDEGEDGREDVRPPPPPQSGLHTPPPPPPRPKSPGSQRLSPSPLRTSQESHVTDDRDNRPHSSPAESPVASHIPSHQSSQQLTHQSSSQPSISSSQPLPEQQQQQSNQYRGEETPTFVKVEMEEDDTGDVNRDSYNMSGDGYKEEDSGGDLGGDLSNDLPEFLQQAASSALAGTSASYHHAFAGPSGFQPDVSGWQGDSQSLPGSFSGLGFQPSTQDNPPGNALCHPSLLPQLPHHQAGGSDGVDCPICGVHFSGKYHKYNLKRHLDIHRGVRPYSWGGRIVHAADVATAVRGVG
- the LOC123764392 gene encoding longitudinals lacking protein, isoforms H/M/V isoform X27 — encoded protein: MIFEIGNVFPVNMEELLSLKWNNHRSTFLHILGVLRDKQAYTDVTLACDGKFYSVHKLVLSTCSDYFCAMFDKTACKSPVIVLKDIKSEDLEALLDYMYLGEVNVRQSDLASLIKAAENLRIKGLAVPDDEPPKKGAMSVPSRSDPSRRDGGNGSPPSKRKRRDEGEDGREDVRPPPPPQSGLHTPPPPPPRPKSPGSQRLSPSPLRTSQESHVTDDRDNRPHSSPAESPVASHIPSHQSSQQLTHQSSSQPSISSSQPLPEQQQQQSNQYRGEETPTFVKVEMEEDDTGDVNRDSYNMSGDGYKEEDSGGDLGGDLSNDLPEFLQQAASSALAGTSASYHHAFAGPSGFQPDVSGWQGDSQSLPGSFSGLGFQPSTQDNPPGNALCHPSLLPQLPHHQAGGSDGVDCPICGVHFSGKYHKYNLKRHLDIHRGVRPYSWGGRIVHAADVATAVRGVG
- the LOC123764392 gene encoding broad-complex core protein isoforms 1/2/3/4/5 isoform X8, giving the protein MIFEIGNVFPVNMEELLSLKWNNHRSTFLHILGVLRDKQAYTDVTLACDGKFYSVHKLVLSTCSDYFCAMFDKTACKSPVIVLKDIKSEDLEALLDYMYLGEVNVRQSDLASLIKAAENLRIKGLAVPDDEPPKKGAMSVPSRSDPSRRDGGNGSPPSKRKRRDEGEDGREDVRPPPPPQSGLHTPPPPPPRPKSPGSQRLSPSPLRTSQESHVTDDRDNRPHSSPAESPVASHIPSHQSSQQLTHQSSSQPSISSSQPLPEQQQQQSNQYRGEETPTFVKVEMEEDDTGDVNRDSYNMSGDGYKEEDSGGDLGGDLSNDLPEFLQQAASSALAGTSASYHHAFAGPSGFQPDVSGWQGDSQSLPGSFSGLGFQPSTQDNPPGATDASGNLHRQDSWHHLGHSTTVTPFLLAARGSMGMGLMEGQTSTSNNGISDRGQPRRRKPVLSEADLGSALNCPACGKVFAGTKRRYHLERHLITHTGERPFPCPHCPYRANVRENLARHVRHRHPDTIVIPEETRTLDA
- the LOC123764392 gene encoding longitudinals lacking protein, isoforms H/M/V isoform X26, producing MIFEIGNVFPVNMEELLSLKWNNHRSTFLHILGVLRDKQAYTDVTLACDGKFYSVHKLVLSTCSDYFCAMFDKTACKSPVIVLKDIKSEDLEALLDYMYLGEVNVRQSDLASLIKAAENLRIKGLAVPDDEPPKKGAMSVPSRSDPSRRDGGNGSPPSKRKRRDEGEDGREDVRPPPPPQSGLHTPPPPPPRPKSPGSQRLSPSPLRTSQESHVTDDRDNRPHSSPAESPVASHIPSHQSSQQLTHQSSSQPSISSSQPLPEQQQQQSNQYRGEETPTFVKVEMEEDDTGDVNRDSYNMSGDGYKEEDSGGDLGGDLSNDLPEFLQQAASSALAGTSASYHHAFAGPSGFQPDVSGWQGDSQSLPGSFSGLGFQPSTQDNPPGGRSGSLPRADEGVGVQCPVCGRFISGVNRKQNLERHMLTHSGQRPFRCPYCPHGSNRVDNLKLHIRRLHLEPASTNT
- the LOC123764392 gene encoding broad-complex core protein isoforms 1/2/3/4/5 isoform X11, which gives rise to MEELLSLKWNNHRSTFLHILGVLRDKQAYTDVTLACDGKFYSVHKLVLSTCSDYFCAMFDKTACKSPVIVLKDIKSEDLEALLDYMYLGEVNVRQSDLASLIKAAENLRIKGLAVPDDEPPKKGAMSVPSRSDPSRRDGGNGSPPSKRKRRDEGEDGREDVRPPPPPQSGLHTPPPPPPRPKSPGSQRLSPSPLRTSQESHVTDDRDNRPHSSPAESPVASHIPSHQSSQQLTHQSSSQPSISSSQPLPEQQQQQSNQYRGEETPTFVKVEMEEDDTGDVNRDSYNMSGDGYKEEDSGGDLGGDLSNDLPEFLQQAASSALAGTSASYHHAFAGPSGFQPDVSGWQGDSQSLPGSFSGLGFQPSTQDNPPGATDASGNLHRQDSWHHLGHSTTVTPFLLAARGSMGMGLMEGQTSTSNNGISDRGQPRRRKPVLSEADLGSALNCPACGKVFAGTKRRYHLERHLITHTGERPFPCPHCPYRANVRENLARHVRHRHPDTIVIPEETRTLDA